The following proteins come from a genomic window of Paenibacillus sp. CAA11:
- a CDS encoding DUF4870 domain-containing protein has translation MSPFRSSTGLPENLAAFLCHLFPFVGGVIFLVLEKRSRFVLFHALQSVLLFGGLMVSHTLAGFIPLLGLLLSLLLSIMGVLLWILLLLASLQGKWLRLPWIGDFAERQLKSW, from the coding sequence TTGTCTCCCTTTCGGTCCTCTACAGGCTTGCCCGAGAACCTTGCAGCCTTTCTATGTCATTTGTTCCCCTTCGTTGGCGGCGTCATCTTTCTCGTCTTAGAAAAGCGAAGCCGGTTCGTACTGTTCCATGCCCTGCAATCCGTGCTGCTGTTCGGCGGATTGATGGTCAGCCACACGCTGGCCGGCTTCATTCCCCTGCTTGGACTGCTGCTAAGCCTGCTGCTCAGCATTATGGGCGTACTGCTATGGATTTTGCTACTTCTGGCTTCCTTACAGGGAAAATGGCTCAGGCTGCCCTGGATCGGAGACTTCGCCGAGCGGCAGCTGAAGTCCTGGTAA